The DNA region AAGGGAGATCGGATGCTGTCATTAGCGCTGCCGAAGGGTTCGCTGGAGGAACAGACACTTGCGCTGTTCGCTCAAGCCGACCTAGAGGTCAAGAAGTCGAGTCGGGCCTACAACCCCACGATCGACGATCCCCGTATCGCGAAGGTGAAGATCCTGCGCCCGCAGGAGATACCGCTTCTCGTACAGGACGGGTACTTCGACATCGGGCTTTCTGGGCACGACTGGGTGAAGGAAAGCGGCGCCGATGTGGTCGAGATCGCCGATCTCCCTTATGCGAAGACGGGAACCGGGCTGGTGCGCATGGTGCTCGCGGTACCGGAGGAGTCACAGATATCCTCGGTGGGGGATATTCGTGCGGGAAGCCGGATCACCACCGAGTTCCCGAAGGTCACTAAGGAGTACTTCGACCGGCTGGGCGTCGATGTTGAGGTCCACTTCTCGTACGGCGCAAC from Actinomycetota bacterium includes:
- the hisG gene encoding ATP phosphoribosyltransferase, which codes for MLSLALPKGSLEEQTLALFAQADLEVKKSSRAYNPTIDDPRIAKVKILRPQEIPLLVQDGYFDIGLSGHDWVKESGADVVEIADLPYAKTGTGLVRMVLAVPEESQISSVGDIRAGSRITTEFPKVTKEYFDRLGVDVEVHFSYGATEAKVPEIMDALVDLTETGATLKRNGLKIIDTIMESTTRLLANRAAWEDPVKRVAIEEVRTLLLGVIEARGKVLLSMNVTEAALDAVVSALPAMKRPTVNSLYGCDGYEVTTVAEKSTVNVLLPQLKAAGATDILEMPITKIVR